Below is a window of Paraburkholderia azotifigens DNA.
GGGAAGTCTACGGTTCTCCACGCATTGGCATGTTCGTATAGTCCGCCTGACGACAATTTCGACTTCAAGTTTCCGATGTTCTTCAAGCCCAGCACAGAGGCGCTGTGGGCGGGGAGTTCGTTCACCATTCACTATGAACAGCGAGACGGCGCGACGCTTCAGCAAAATCTCCAGCAAAGATTCAGCAAGGCAGCTGACCGTTGGGCACCTCGTTACGACAAACGTCCCATACGGCACGTAAGGATGGTCACCATCCGTGAATCAGTCCCTGAGGTGGAAGCGCTTGGCATCAACGCTATGGTTCACTACCAGCGTAGTGCATTTCCAGGCGAAGTCCATAATCAAGTGCGTGATGTAGCGGGACAAGTGCTGAACAGGCAGTATGCTGAGTATCACCAAGTCCAGTACCGACAGGGTGGTCGCTCATCAATCGCCGTGACGAATGGAGCCCTCCGTTATGCTGCCATTTCGATGAGTGCGGGTGAACAGCGCGTGTTTCGGATACTTGACGCTGTTTTCAGTGCGCCGAATCATTCGTTGATTTTGATAGACGAGATTGACCTATTTCTTCACCAAGATGCTCTCAAAAAGCTTCTGGACGCGCTGAGAGTGCATTGTGATGCCAAGCATAAGCAACTTGTCTTCACCACGCACTTTCCGCCGATAGCGGATATGTACGAAACGATTGCAGTGAAGACAATTCACCGGGTCGAGGAACGGACGTTGGTTTGGCAGGGCCATTCGTATGACGCACTGCGGCTAATTACCGGGCAACTCGAGCGTCCGCTTAGGGTTTTTGTCGAGGACGACGTAGCTGAGGCAATTGTCAAGGAGGTGGCACGTGCGTTGAGGCTGCAACCGTATGTCCACGTTGGTTGGTACGGACCCAGCGAGAACGCATTTGCACTCGGTGCTGGTATGGTTCTCGCGAATGCTCCATTAGAGAGAGTGTTAATCGTATTGGACGGAGATGTAAACGCATCACCTGACGAGATACGTCGCAAGATTGAACGTCATCTCTCGGGGAACGAGCCCAGACGCGCTGGAGAAAGAGATGCACTCTTTCAGAAGATTGTTCCGTTGGTAGCCGATGGCGGGACATCGCCTGAACAAATGTTGAACCGTATGCTTCGGGCCGTCCAACAGGGTCAAGTGCCAGAAGGTGACAGGCCGCTATTGGCCTTTGCCCATGAAATCATCAATGTCCCTGAGCGTCATGGCTATGTCAACCAAGTCGTGGAGGCGAGCGGAGAGCCTCGCGTCTATGCTTTGCGCAAACTGGTTGAGATAGCCACACATAACGTTGGCTGGGAAGAATATACGCGCCCGGTTCGAGAGTGGCTCCAGGCGCAAGCGAACGAGCTTAGACTGGGCAACGCGGCCTAGCGTAGTCCGTCAGAGCAAGATTTGCTGGTCGCTGTCGTCGGGGTCCGACTTTGGATTTCGAGGTGGCAACGGGGCCGGCAAGGACGGCGGGCCACGTCGCTCCTACGTCATGCTGTACCACTCGGTTCCGGGCGGAGCAGCGAAGAGGGGGGCGATAGCGAGTAATCGTCATCTGGCCGGGTCGACGACGTCAAACACGCGCCGGCCCATTCGAAATGTCACGCGGCTCAGGCGTGTTCTTTCCGTGTCTCTGTGACGACTAATGGGCGGGACCGCTCTCGTACGACGCCGGGCAGCGGCGCTTCCCGGTTTCGATAAATACGCCGGTATCCGAAGGTATCAGCGCGACTCTGAGCACGGCGGACGAAGAGTCCTGCGCGGAAGCCGCTGGGCAGACCATGCAGGACAGGGGTGTACGTTGCCTGCGCGGAGAGGTGCAGTCGTCGATGCGTCTTGAATATTCTGCGGGAGCAGATGGGGCGTAAACGACGTCGGCTCGCCCAGGCTATTAGAATGATGAAAATGCCCTGTTCTCTTTAAAATTCAAGGGTTGCAGCACCACAAGAGGTTTTGCGTGCGACGCGGGGGAATTAGTCGGGTCGCGAATCAGGTTGGTGCTGCGTGTGGCGGTGAACACAAAAACGTATCGACTCCGGAATTCCAAACAATATGCTTCCCTTCGCGCCTGGCTCGCGTGCCGTCATCCGTGATGAAGAATGGCTCATTCGCCGTGTTGACCCCACTGCCGATGGCGGCTGGCTACTAAGCTGCGACGGTGTTTCAGAGCTGGTCCGAGGACAGTCGGCCCTGTTTCTGAC
It encodes the following:
- a CDS encoding AAA family ATPase, with amino-acid sequence MPISQQKLIKLEVAELKNLRDVELSFGETSLTAIMGANGCGKSTVLHALACSYSPPDDNFDFKFPMFFKPSTEALWAGSSFTIHYEQRDGATLQQNLQQRFSKAADRWAPRYDKRPIRHVRMVTIRESVPEVEALGINAMVHYQRSAFPGEVHNQVRDVAGQVLNRQYAEYHQVQYRQGGRSSIAVTNGALRYAAISMSAGEQRVFRILDAVFSAPNHSLILIDEIDLFLHQDALKKLLDALRVHCDAKHKQLVFTTHFPPIADMYETIAVKTIHRVEERTLVWQGHSYDALRLITGQLERPLRVFVEDDVAEAIVKEVARALRLQPYVHVGWYGPSENAFALGAGMVLANAPLERVLIVLDGDVNASPDEIRRKIERHLSGNEPRRAGERDALFQKIVPLVADGGTSPEQMLNRMLRAVQQGQVPEGDRPLLAFAHEIINVPERHGYVNQVVEASGEPRVYALRKLVEIATHNVGWEEYTRPVREWLQAQANELRLGNAA